From one Micromonospora siamensis genomic stretch:
- a CDS encoding winged helix-turn-helix domain-containing protein, with the protein MLRIYFTAEDILRTRVAPAADAVWETVLSLHVLSGDARDPLLSAWRGGVARTLRREVTHRPRLLLALNPPRGYFPDFLTPYESRDGFEAGLEALRSTPVRRLRRELTLVAAGAALPSSATALADGEPEALRHLTDSVTHYRARALAPYWARIEAAVEADRTRRARALLDGGVEGLLDSLRPVVRWESGVLSVPGYPSDRELHLDGRGLLLVPAFFCAPTPVALLDPALPPVLVYPVDRLGGLTRTDGRRGPQISDAERTALAALLGRTRAEVLAASEDGCTTGEVARRLKISPAAASQHTAVLRNAGLLVSSRDRNTVLHTLTPLGRAMLHS; encoded by the coding sequence ATGCTGAGGATCTACTTCACCGCTGAGGACATTCTCCGGACCCGGGTGGCCCCGGCCGCGGACGCGGTCTGGGAGACCGTCCTCAGCCTGCACGTGCTGTCCGGCGACGCCCGTGACCCGCTGCTGTCCGCGTGGCGGGGCGGGGTGGCGCGTACCCTCCGCCGCGAGGTCACCCACCGGCCGCGCCTGCTGCTGGCGTTGAACCCGCCCCGCGGCTACTTCCCGGACTTCCTCACCCCGTACGAGAGCCGCGACGGTTTCGAGGCCGGACTGGAGGCGCTGCGGTCCACCCCCGTACGCCGGCTGCGCCGGGAGTTGACCCTGGTCGCCGCCGGTGCCGCGCTGCCCTCGTCGGCCACCGCGCTCGCCGACGGCGAGCCCGAGGCGCTGCGCCACCTCACCGACTCGGTGACGCACTACCGGGCCCGGGCCCTGGCACCGTACTGGGCCCGCATCGAGGCCGCGGTCGAGGCCGACCGGACCCGTCGGGCGCGGGCGCTGCTGGACGGCGGCGTGGAGGGACTGCTGGACAGCCTGCGGCCGGTGGTGCGTTGGGAGTCCGGCGTGCTCTCCGTGCCCGGCTACCCGAGCGACCGCGAGCTGCACCTGGACGGGCGGGGCCTGCTGCTGGTGCCGGCCTTCTTCTGCGCGCCGACCCCGGTCGCCCTGCTCGACCCGGCGCTGCCCCCGGTGCTGGTCTACCCGGTGGACCGGCTGGGCGGCCTGACCCGTACCGACGGCCGGCGCGGCCCGCAGATCTCCGACGCGGAGCGGACCGCGTTGGCCGCGCTGCTCGGCCGGACCCGGGCCGAGGTGCTCGCGGCCAGCGAGGACGGCTGCACCACCGGGGAGGTCGCCCGCCGGCTGAAGATCTCACCGGCCGCGGCGAGCCAGCACACCGCCGTGCTGCGCAACGCGGGGTTGCTGGTCAGCAGCCGGGACCGCAACACCGTGCTGCACACGCTCACCCCGCTGGGACGCGCCATGCTGCACTCCTGA
- a CDS encoding coenzyme F420-0:L-glutamate ligase, translating into MRLEILPVLGIGDVTEGDDLAALIGAAAPWLRDGDVLVVTSKIVSKAEGRLVDVPADGPERLAARDEVLAAETARVVATRGATRIVQTHHGFVMASAGIDASNVDPTRLVLLPKDPDASARALRAALHERYGVDVAVIISDTMGRPWRNGLTDVALGVAGMAAMRDHRGEVDPYGNELQLTQMAVVDELAGAGELIKGKRDQVPVAVVRGYLGVAPPDDGAGAAALIRESALDLFSLGTAEARAAGLRAAATLPDRLGDAEADPAAVRRAIDAVAGVVAPGTVFTHVTDAEVRAGMTATVPDWPTSATGLILGAAPTPVDRPDLVRFGVDLQRLRTALAAEGVSSNLLPPPAGTTAVASLAL; encoded by the coding sequence GTGAGGCTGGAGATCCTGCCGGTGCTGGGCATCGGCGACGTGACCGAGGGCGACGACCTGGCGGCCCTGATCGGCGCTGCCGCGCCGTGGCTGCGCGACGGCGACGTGCTGGTCGTCACCAGCAAGATCGTGTCGAAGGCGGAGGGTCGCCTGGTGGACGTGCCGGCCGACGGTCCGGAGCGGCTCGCCGCCCGGGACGAGGTGCTGGCCGCCGAGACGGCCCGGGTGGTGGCCACCCGTGGGGCGACCCGGATCGTGCAGACCCACCACGGCTTCGTGATGGCCTCGGCCGGCATCGACGCCTCCAACGTCGACCCGACCCGCCTGGTGCTGCTCCCGAAGGACCCGGACGCCTCGGCCCGCGCGTTGCGCGCGGCCCTGCACGAGCGCTACGGCGTGGACGTGGCCGTCATCATCAGCGACACGATGGGCCGGCCGTGGCGCAACGGCCTCACCGACGTGGCGCTCGGCGTCGCCGGGATGGCCGCCATGCGGGACCACCGGGGCGAGGTCGACCCGTACGGCAACGAACTCCAGCTGACCCAGATGGCGGTGGTGGACGAGCTCGCCGGCGCCGGTGAGCTGATCAAGGGCAAGCGGGACCAGGTCCCCGTCGCCGTGGTGCGCGGCTATCTCGGGGTGGCCCCGCCGGACGACGGCGCCGGTGCGGCCGCGCTGATCCGGGAGAGCGCGCTGGATCTCTTCTCGCTGGGCACCGCCGAGGCCCGGGCGGCCGGGCTTCGGGCCGCCGCGACCCTGCCCGACCGGCTGGGTGACGCCGAGGCGGACCCGGCCGCGGTCCGCCGGGCGATCGACGCGGTGGCCGGGGTCGTCGCCCCCGGCACGGTCTTCACCCACGTCACCGACGCCGAGGTACGCGCCGGCATGACCGCCACCGTTCCGGACTGGCCGACCTCGGCGACCGGGCTGATCCTCGGCGCGGCGCCGACCCCGGTCGACCGGCCCGACCTGGTCCGCTTCGGCGTCGACCTGCAACGGCTGCGCACCGCCCTGGCCGCCGAGGGAGTCTCCTCGAACCTGCTGCCGCCGCCCGCCGGCACCACCGCCGTGGCCTCGCTGGCCCTCTGA
- the cofD gene encoding 2-phospho-L-lactate transferase produces MRIVVLAGGIGGARFLLGVRAYAREVGAEVTAVVNVGDDLLLHGLRVCPDLDSVMYTLGGGADPERGWGRVDESWTVKAELAAYGAEPAWFGLGDKDIATHLVRTTMLNAGYPLSEVTEALATRWQPGVKILPATDDRLETHAVVDGEQGQRAIHFQEWWVRYRADIPTHRFVFVGADAAKPAPGVLDAIGGADVVLVAPSNPVVSVAPVLAVPGLRDAVATGPAPVVGVSPIIGGAPVRGMADRCLAVLGVECSAAGVGRLYGGRRDGGLLDGWLVAPEDAGAQVPGVTVGAAPLRMTDETATAAMVRSALELV; encoded by the coding sequence ATGCGCATCGTGGTTCTGGCCGGCGGCATCGGGGGTGCCCGGTTCCTGCTCGGCGTCCGGGCGTACGCCCGTGAGGTGGGCGCCGAGGTGACCGCCGTGGTGAACGTCGGCGACGACCTGCTGCTGCACGGCCTGCGGGTCTGTCCCGACCTGGACAGCGTCATGTACACCCTCGGCGGCGGGGCCGATCCCGAGCGGGGCTGGGGCCGGGTCGACGAGAGCTGGACGGTGAAGGCGGAGCTGGCCGCGTACGGCGCCGAGCCGGCCTGGTTCGGCCTCGGCGACAAGGACATCGCCACCCACCTGGTCCGCACCACCATGCTCAACGCCGGGTACCCGCTGTCCGAGGTGACGGAGGCGCTGGCCACCCGCTGGCAGCCCGGCGTGAAGATCCTCCCGGCCACCGACGACCGGCTGGAGACCCACGCGGTGGTCGACGGCGAGCAGGGCCAGCGGGCCATCCACTTCCAGGAGTGGTGGGTGCGCTACCGCGCCGACATCCCGACCCACCGGTTCGTCTTCGTCGGCGCGGACGCCGCGAAGCCGGCGCCCGGTGTGCTGGACGCGATCGGCGGGGCCGACGTGGTCCTGGTCGCGCCGAGCAACCCGGTGGTGAGCGTCGCGCCGGTGCTCGCCGTGCCCGGGCTGCGCGACGCCGTGGCGACCGGGCCGGCACCGGTGGTGGGGGTGTCGCCGATCATCGGGGGCGCCCCGGTCCGCGGGATGGCCGACCGCTGCCTCGCCGTACTCGGCGTGGAGTGCAGCGCCGCCGGGGTGGGCCGGCTCTACGGCGGGCGGCGCGACGGTGGCCTGCTGGACGGCTGGCTGGTAGCGCCGGAGGACGCGGGTGCCCAGGTGCCGGGGGTGACGGTCGGCGCGGCTCCGCTTCGGATGACCGACGAGACGGCGACCGCGGCGATGGTCCGGTCCGCCTTGGAGCTGGTGTGA
- a CDS encoding bifunctional FO biosynthesis protein CofGH, with amino-acid sequence MSDRIDPGPTEASVRRALRRAASGRALDVDEATGLLAARGPELDELLRLAGEVRDAGLRDAGRPGVVTYSKKVFVPLTRLCRDRCHYCTFATVPHRLPAAYLEQDEVLAIAREGAAQGCKEALFTLGDRPEERWPAARRWLDERGYDSTLDYLRACAVAVLEETGLLPHLNPGVLSWSELHRLKPVAPSMGMMLETTATRLWSEPGGPHFGSPDKEPAVRLRVLDDAGRVGVPFTTGILIGIGETPAERVDALFAIRRAMREYGHLQEVIVQNFRAKPDTAMRGMPDAELHDLAATVAVARLLLGPKARIQAPPNLIAGEYSLLLRAGIDDWGGVSPLTPDHVNPERPWPQLDELARHTAAAGFTLRERLTIYPEYVRAGDPWLDPRLLPHVGALADPVTGLAVEEARPQGRPWQEPEEVFGGGRVDLHATIDTTGRTDDRRGDFDSVYGDWSEVAGKVTPEAAARKAAGRAGGVPVAGGDLAAGLRLAADDPAALLEPRHADAALALFGADGPALDELCRLADDVRRETVGDDVTYVVNRNINFSNVCYVGCRFCAFAQRERDADAYRLSVDQVADRAAEAWAAGAGEVCLQGGIDPKMPVTGYADIVRAIKARVPGMHVHAFSPMEIVTAAARAGVPVKEWLLQLREAGLDTIPGTAAEILDDDVRWVLTKGKLPAAAWVEVVSTAHELGIRSSSTMMYGHVDHPGQWLAHFRVLAGVQDRTGGFTEFVALPFVHTNAPIYLAGIARPGPTWRENRVVHAMARLLLHGRIDNIQCSWVKLGDAGTVEMLNGGCNDLGGTLMEETISRMAGSGNGSARTEEQLRAIAAAAGRPARKRTTAYGHVRA; translated from the coding sequence ATGTCTGACCGCATCGATCCCGGGCCGACCGAGGCGAGCGTGCGCCGGGCCCTGCGCCGGGCCGCCTCCGGGCGGGCGCTCGACGTCGACGAGGCCACCGGCCTGCTGGCCGCCCGCGGGCCGGAGCTGGACGAGCTGCTCCGGCTCGCCGGGGAGGTCCGCGACGCCGGCCTGCGGGACGCCGGCCGGCCGGGTGTGGTGACGTACTCGAAGAAGGTCTTCGTCCCGCTGACCCGGCTCTGCCGGGACCGGTGCCACTACTGCACCTTCGCCACCGTGCCGCACCGGCTGCCGGCGGCCTATCTGGAGCAGGACGAGGTCCTCGCGATCGCCCGGGAGGGCGCGGCGCAGGGCTGCAAGGAGGCCCTGTTCACCCTGGGTGACCGGCCCGAGGAACGCTGGCCGGCGGCCCGGCGGTGGCTGGACGAGCGGGGCTACGACTCCACCCTGGACTATCTGCGCGCCTGCGCGGTGGCGGTGCTGGAGGAGACCGGCCTGCTGCCGCACCTCAACCCGGGCGTGCTCTCCTGGTCGGAGCTGCACCGGCTCAAGCCGGTCGCGCCGAGCATGGGGATGATGCTGGAGACCACCGCCACCCGGCTCTGGTCCGAGCCGGGTGGCCCGCACTTCGGCTCGCCCGACAAGGAGCCCGCGGTGCGGCTGCGGGTCCTCGACGACGCGGGCCGGGTCGGCGTGCCGTTCACCACCGGCATTCTGATCGGCATCGGCGAGACCCCCGCCGAGCGGGTCGACGCGCTCTTCGCGATCCGCCGGGCCATGCGGGAGTACGGCCACCTCCAGGAGGTGATCGTGCAGAACTTCCGCGCCAAGCCGGACACGGCGATGCGCGGGATGCCCGACGCCGAGCTGCACGACCTGGCGGCCACGGTGGCGGTGGCCCGGCTGCTGCTCGGCCCGAAGGCCCGGATCCAGGCCCCGCCGAACCTGATCGCCGGCGAATACTCGCTGCTGCTGCGGGCCGGCATCGACGACTGGGGCGGGGTGTCGCCGCTCACCCCCGACCACGTCAACCCGGAGCGCCCGTGGCCGCAGCTGGACGAGCTGGCCCGGCACACGGCGGCGGCCGGCTTCACGCTGCGCGAGCGGCTCACCATCTACCCGGAGTACGTCCGGGCCGGCGACCCCTGGCTCGATCCGCGCCTGCTGCCGCACGTGGGCGCGCTGGCCGACCCGGTGACCGGGCTGGCCGTCGAGGAGGCCCGCCCGCAGGGCCGGCCCTGGCAGGAGCCGGAGGAGGTCTTCGGCGGCGGCCGGGTCGACCTGCACGCCACCATCGACACCACGGGCCGCACCGACGACCGGCGGGGCGACTTCGACAGCGTCTACGGGGACTGGTCGGAGGTGGCCGGCAAGGTCACCCCCGAGGCGGCGGCCCGCAAGGCGGCCGGCCGGGCCGGTGGGGTGCCGGTGGCCGGGGGCGACCTGGCGGCCGGTCTGCGGCTGGCGGCCGACGATCCGGCGGCGCTGCTGGAGCCCCGGCACGCCGACGCGGCGCTGGCCCTGTTCGGCGCGGACGGGCCGGCCCTGGACGAGCTGTGCCGGCTCGCCGACGACGTGCGCCGGGAGACCGTCGGCGACGACGTCACCTACGTGGTCAACCGGAACATCAACTTCAGCAACGTCTGCTACGTGGGCTGCCGGTTCTGCGCCTTCGCCCAGCGGGAGCGGGACGCCGACGCGTACCGGCTCTCGGTGGACCAGGTCGCCGACCGGGCGGCGGAGGCGTGGGCGGCCGGGGCCGGCGAGGTCTGCCTCCAGGGCGGGATCGACCCGAAGATGCCGGTCACCGGTTACGCCGACATCGTCCGGGCGATCAAGGCCCGGGTGCCCGGCATGCATGTGCACGCCTTCTCCCCGATGGAGATCGTCACCGCCGCGGCCCGGGCCGGGGTGCCGGTGAAGGAGTGGCTGCTCCAACTCCGCGAGGCCGGCCTGGACACCATCCCGGGCACCGCCGCGGAGATCCTCGACGACGACGTGCGCTGGGTGCTCACCAAGGGCAAGCTGCCGGCCGCCGCCTGGGTCGAGGTGGTGAGCACGGCCCACGAGCTGGGCATCCGCTCCAGCTCCACGATGATGTACGGCCACGTCGACCACCCGGGCCAGTGGCTGGCGCACTTCCGGGTGCTGGCCGGGGTGCAGGACCGCACGGGCGGCTTCACCGAGTTCGTGGCCCTGCCGTTCGTGCACACCAACGCGCCGATCTACCTGGCCGGCATCGCCCGGCCCGGCCCGACCTGGCGGGAGAACCGGGTGGTGCACGCGATGGCCCGGTTGCTGCTGCACGGGCGGATCGACAACATCCAGTGCTCCTGGGTGAAGCTCGGTGACGCCGGCACGGTGGAGATGCTCAACGGCGGCTGCAACGACCTGGGCGGCACGCTGATGGAGGAGACGAT